The Calditerrivibrio nitroreducens DSM 19672 genome window below encodes:
- a CDS encoding sensor histidine kinase, with the protein MNLSQVVKLINKRFFIVIFTSIILLIISLYLILNQLIFWGIFINILTFSIILSIIYLSKIDYETTKNEFVEMENNFNILRNKLEEQILEVNTSNNELKTLNIELIKAKNKLEELSNYRGRFIANMSHELRTPLNAIIGFSHVLMQSDFGISEEEKQNLIKTIHNSGKKLLNIINNILDLSDLKQDIMEPNPKYIDIAPTLEALASTAKGLLKDNRSIILNIKLKNIYPNVYADEKAINKVLTHILENAVKYTKKGEISIYTEEDEDRLNVVVSDTGIGMSEDELKRVFEPFTKMIINDQPISLSEGVGIGMPISKYLMEKMSGDLLVESRKDYGTTVKIVLKKEPVNE; encoded by the coding sequence ATGAACTTAAGTCAAGTGGTAAAGTTAATTAACAAAAGATTTTTTATCGTTATATTTACATCAATTATCCTGCTGATCATCTCCCTTTATTTAATTTTAAATCAATTAATATTCTGGGGAATATTCATCAATATATTAACTTTTTCCATCATATTATCCATCATTTATTTATCAAAAATAGATTACGAAACAACTAAAAATGAATTTGTTGAAATGGAAAACAATTTTAATATACTCAGAAACAAACTTGAAGAGCAGATTCTTGAGGTTAACACATCCAACAATGAGTTAAAAACCCTCAACATCGAACTTATAAAAGCAAAGAATAAACTTGAAGAGCTTTCAAATTACAGAGGTAGATTTATAGCAAATATGTCCCACGAACTTAGGACACCACTTAATGCCATAATAGGATTTTCCCACGTCCTCATGCAGTCAGATTTCGGGATATCTGAAGAGGAAAAACAGAATCTGATAAAAACGATTCATAATTCCGGGAAAAAACTATTAAATATAATAAATAATATATTAGACCTAAGTGATCTAAAGCAGGATATTATGGAGCCAAACCCGAAATATATAGATATAGCCCCCACCCTTGAAGCCCTTGCATCCACAGCCAAAGGGCTTCTAAAGGATAACAGATCTATCATTCTGAACATCAAACTTAAAAATATCTACCCCAATGTATACGCAGATGAAAAAGCTATCAATAAAGTGTTAACACATATACTCGAAAATGCAGTAAAATACACGAAAAAAGGTGAGATAAGTATATACACTGAAGAAGATGAAGATCGGCTCAATGTCGTTGTATCAGACACAGGGATCGGGATGAGTGAGGATGAGCTAAAAAGAGTATTTGAACCCTTCACAAAAATGATAATAAACGACCAACCTATCTCCCTTTCGGAAGGTGTTGGTATAGGGATGCCCATTTCCAAATATCTGATGGAAAAGATGTCGGGTGATCTACTGGTGGAATCCAGAAAAGATTACGGCACCACAGTAAAAATAGTTTTAAAAAAGGAACCAGTAAATGAATAA
- the xerA gene encoding site-specific tyrosine recombinase/integron integrase, with amino-acid sequence MNLIEAVDSFGNFLKIEKNASDHTIRSYMNDLVELINFVKDESIDIKEIDFFALRGYITTLYDRSLSKSSIERKISTIKSFFKFLTQKGYLEENHARMLKFPKKEKKLFKVFNIDDLFTLLELPDKNTPQGIRDALLMELMYGTGVRVSELVGIKIDDIDFQGLRVRVRGKGKKERMIPLAEFHIDFIKKYLATRDDIPKSRTIKTDKLFINKNGTSLSDRSVRRIVEKYLKMAGLPLDFSPHSFRHSFATHMLESGADLRTIQSLLGHSSLSTTQKYTHLNLSDILKIYDEAHPFARKR; translated from the coding sequence ATGAATTTGATAGAAGCTGTGGATAGCTTTGGTAATTTTCTTAAAATAGAAAAAAATGCCAGTGACCATACCATAAGATCATACATGAACGATCTGGTGGAGCTAATCAATTTCGTGAAGGATGAATCAATAGATATCAAAGAAATAGATTTTTTCGCACTAAGAGGCTACATAACGACACTGTACGATAGAAGTCTCAGTAAAAGCTCCATAGAGAGAAAGATATCCACGATAAAATCTTTTTTTAAATTTCTTACCCAAAAAGGTTACTTAGAAGAAAATCATGCCAGAATGCTTAAATTTCCTAAAAAAGAGAAAAAACTCTTCAAAGTGTTCAACATAGATGATCTCTTCACACTGCTGGAGCTTCCGGATAAAAATACCCCACAGGGGATAAGGGATGCCCTGTTGATGGAGCTTATGTATGGTACAGGGGTAAGGGTTTCTGAGCTCGTCGGAATTAAGATAGATGATATCGATTTTCAGGGGTTAAGGGTTAGGGTGAGGGGTAAGGGGAAAAAAGAAAGGATGATACCTCTTGCAGAATTTCATATAGATTTTATAAAAAAATACCTTGCCACAAGGGATGATATCCCCAAAAGCCGCACCATAAAAACGGATAAACTTTTTATAAACAAAAATGGTACATCCCTTTCCGATAGAAGTGTAAGAAGAATAGTGGAGAAATATCTCAAAATGGCAGGGCTCCCCCTCGATTTTTCCCCCCACTCCTTCAGGCATTCCTTTGCCACACATATGTTGGAAAGCGGTGCAGATCTAAGGACGATACAATCATTGTTGGGTCACTCCTCACTTTCCACAACCCAGAAATACACACACCTTAATCTTTCAGACATTTTAAAAATCTACGATGAAGCACACCCTTTTGCCAGAAAGAGATGA
- a CDS encoding cupin domain-containing protein, whose product MGYGEKIRDIRKRLGMTLEDVSLKTGFTKSFISQIENGKNSPSIASLKKICYAIGISISELFEDERNIVFKFEKDDYKVLKNKNIDIIFMASKYANRKIEPLILEFEPHSETGSDFYHHTGEEFGYVLEGVLTVVIGNDEYTLQPGESIYFSSNLPHKIKNRTDKKAKAFWVGTPPSF is encoded by the coding sequence ATGGGATACGGTGAGAAGATAAGGGATATAAGAAAAAGGTTGGGGATGACCCTTGAAGATGTTTCATTAAAGACTGGTTTTACCAAGAGTTTCATAAGTCAGATAGAAAATGGTAAAAATTCACCATCGATTGCCTCTCTGAAAAAGATATGTTATGCAATTGGTATATCAATCAGTGAACTTTTTGAGGATGAGAGGAATATCGTATTCAAATTTGAAAAAGATGATTATAAGGTATTGAAAAACAAAAATATCGATATAATATTTATGGCTTCAAAATATGCAAATAGAAAGATAGAGCCGCTTATTCTGGAATTTGAACCCCATTCGGAGACCGGGTCTGACTTTTACCACCATACAGGTGAGGAGTTTGGATATGTTTTAGAAGGGGTACTTACAGTGGTGATAGGCAATGATGAGTATACATTACAGCCGGGTGAGTCGATATACTTCAGCTCGAATCTCCCCCACAAGATAAAAAATAGGACTGATAAAAAGGCCAAAGCCTTCTGGGTGGGGACACCCCCAAGTTTTTAG
- the panC gene encoding pantoate--beta-alanine ligase, translating into MEIISEIKKMKDYVAEKSKKGYRIGFVPTMGYLHEGHLSLVRRSKKDNDITIVSIFVNPTQFGPNEDLDRYPRDFDRDEGLLRNESVDVIFYPDVKEIYPDNYMTYVNVEKITDRLCGIKRPGHFRGVATVVCKLFNIVKPERAYFGLKDYQQVLVIKKMVEDLNMDVDIVPMPIVREEDGLAMSSRNVYLSKEERGSALSLNRSFLLVEELLKNGVRDSKTIKDKVSDFILGHPYTKIDYVEIMDPDNLEYLEDIKGNFLLALAVFVNKTRLIDNKIFEV; encoded by the coding sequence ATGGAAATAATCAGTGAAATCAAGAAGATGAAGGATTATGTGGCTGAAAAAAGTAAAAAGGGGTATCGTATAGGCTTTGTCCCCACTATGGGGTATCTTCATGAGGGGCATCTCAGTCTCGTGAGGAGATCAAAAAAAGATAATGATATTACCATTGTAAGTATTTTTGTAAACCCCACACAATTTGGTCCTAATGAGGATCTGGATAGATACCCCAGAGATTTTGATAGGGATGAAGGGCTTCTTCGGAATGAATCGGTGGATGTTATATTTTACCCTGATGTGAAGGAGATCTATCCAGATAATTATATGACTTATGTCAATGTGGAAAAGATTACGGATAGGTTGTGTGGTATCAAGAGACCAGGCCATTTTAGAGGTGTTGCAACTGTTGTATGCAAACTATTCAACATAGTAAAACCTGAAAGGGCGTATTTTGGATTAAAAGATTATCAGCAGGTTCTTGTTATAAAAAAGATGGTGGAAGATCTTAACATGGACGTTGATATCGTTCCGATGCCTATAGTAAGGGAAGAAGATGGCCTTGCCATGAGTTCAAGGAATGTATATCTATCGAAAGAGGAAAGAGGATCAGCACTTTCATTAAACAGATCCTTTCTGCTGGTGGAAGAACTCCTTAAAAATGGGGTGAGGGATAGCAAAACGATCAAAGATAAAGTGTCAGATTTTATTCTTGGACACCCTTACACGAAGATAGATTATGTGGAGATTATGGATCCAGATAATCTGGAGTATCTGGAGGATATAAAGGGTAACTTTTTGTTGGCATTAGCTGTATTTGTAAATAAAACAAGATTGATAGATAATAAAATATTTGAGGTGTGA
- a CDS encoding gamma carbonic anhydrase family protein, translated as MNNVRKRILKTPETGERVFIASNATVFGDITLCDDVSIWYNVVIRADVERVEIGECSNVQDGTVIHVTKDKYPTIIGKNVTIGHNATLHGCKIKDNVLVGIGAIILDNTVISENTIIAAGTLVPPNKTFPPNSLIMGSPGKVVKTLTGEEIKSITDYAERYVKYKDIYLELKNSGHKF; from the coding sequence ATGAATAACGTAAGAAAGAGAATATTAAAAACACCGGAAACCGGTGAAAGGGTTTTTATAGCATCAAATGCAACAGTATTCGGAGATATCACCCTTTGTGATGATGTGAGTATATGGTACAATGTAGTAATTAGGGCTGATGTGGAAAGAGTTGAAATAGGAGAATGTTCCAACGTACAGGATGGGACAGTTATACATGTTACAAAAGATAAATACCCCACCATAATCGGTAAAAATGTAACTATAGGCCATAATGCAACATTACACGGCTGTAAAATCAAAGATAACGTTCTGGTGGGGATAGGTGCCATTATACTTGATAATACAGTAATATCTGAAAATACCATCATAGCTGCCGGTACCCTTGTACCCCCTAATAAAACTTTCCCCCCAAACTCCCTCATTATGGGTAGCCCCGGCAAAGTAGTAAAAACACTCACAGGCGAAGAGATAAAAAGTATCACTGACTATGCGGAGCGGTATGTTAAATATAAAGATATATATCTTGAATTGAAGAATAGTGGTCACAAATTTTAA
- a CDS encoding DUF3617 domain-containing protein: MFKKIFCVFSLVIFFSINIYAAPKDFKEGLWEVTMKMSGMGGFSLPETKYTICMKKDNYVPSEPADKNNQQNCKTYDIKVKGNTVYWKIECKSDGVVTKGTGEMTYKGNNFEGKTVIEQPGMKIIQTLKGKWIGECKGK; this comes from the coding sequence ATGTTTAAAAAAATTTTTTGTGTCTTTTCATTGGTTATCTTCTTTTCCATCAATATTTATGCTGCTCCAAAAGACTTCAAGGAGGGGCTCTGGGAAGTTACGATGAAAATGAGTGGTATGGGTGGATTCAGTCTACCTGAAACAAAATATACCATCTGTATGAAAAAAGATAATTATGTCCCATCCGAACCGGCGGACAAAAATAACCAACAAAATTGCAAAACATACGACATAAAAGTAAAAGGGAATACAGTTTACTGGAAAATCGAATGTAAATCCGACGGTGTCGTCACAAAAGGAACTGGTGAAATGACGTATAAAGGTAACAACTTTGAAGGGAAAACAGTGATAGAGCAGCCAGGGATGAAGATTATTCAAACACTAAAAGGTAAATGGATAGGTGAATGTAAAGGAAAATAG
- the panB gene encoding 3-methyl-2-oxobutanoate hydroxymethyltransferase: MSKFKDIKKVTVNQIKNMKHKEKIVSLTAYDYTSAKIVDEAGVDIILVGDSLGMVVAGYENTLSVTLEQIILHCQYVKRAVKRGFLVADIPFGYFQVSIEDGVKNCIRVIKETGFEAVKLEGGSEIAPLVERLVSAGVNVMGHIGLMPQMVNTMGGYKIQGRTNQDKLMEDALALEKAGVFSIVLEGVVEGVAKKITEKLTVPTIGIGAGRYCDGQILVFHDLLGLYDDITPKFAKRYCNGREVFLNAVNNYVRETKESIFPEEKHAFLE; the protein is encoded by the coding sequence ATGAGTAAGTTTAAAGATATTAAAAAGGTCACCGTAAACCAGATAAAGAATATGAAACATAAAGAGAAGATTGTATCCCTTACGGCATATGACTACACTTCTGCTAAAATTGTAGATGAGGCAGGGGTAGATATAATCCTCGTGGGTGATTCTTTGGGGATGGTGGTGGCGGGATATGAAAATACTCTTTCTGTCACTCTTGAACAGATAATTCTACATTGCCAATACGTGAAAAGAGCCGTTAAAAGGGGATTTCTGGTGGCGGATATCCCTTTTGGATACTTTCAGGTTTCAATAGAGGATGGGGTAAAAAACTGTATACGAGTCATAAAAGAGACAGGTTTCGAAGCGGTGAAACTGGAAGGTGGTTCTGAGATTGCACCTCTGGTTGAGCGTCTGGTGAGTGCAGGGGTAAATGTAATGGGACACATAGGGCTTATGCCTCAGATGGTAAATACAATGGGTGGATATAAGATACAGGGTAGAACCAATCAGGATAAGTTGATGGAAGATGCTCTGGCGCTGGAAAAGGCTGGTGTCTTCTCTATTGTTTTGGAAGGTGTGGTGGAAGGTGTGGCTAAAAAGATTACCGAAAAGCTTACTGTTCCCACCATCGGTATAGGTGCCGGTAGATATTGTGATGGACAGATACTTGTGTTCCACGATCTCTTGGGGCTTTACGATGATATTACACCAAAATTTGCCAAACGGTATTGTAACGGTAGAGAGGTATTTTTAAATGCAGTAAACAATTATGTGAGGGAGACAAAAGAATCTATATTCCCCGAAGAAAAACATGCTTTTCTGGAGTAA
- a CDS encoding RtcB family protein translates to MLRIKGDFGEADIFTDNVDETTISQVKNLCNSVIAKNSKIRIMPDCHAGAGCVIGTTMTIKDKIVPNLVGVDIGCGMYVVKLKDFKDPELLDEIIKNFIPSGKSVRNKTYKRVEEIEIDKLKSKKEVDIQRGYLSIGTLGGGNHFIEVAKGEGYYLIIHSGSRHPGKQVAEYYQSLAKKICQKKGIKIANGLEYLEGEEMENYLNDMKIMQNYAKINRESMAEIIIDKMKLEALDSFHTIHNYIDIDNSILRKGAVSAKKGERILIPLNMKDGSLICLGKGNPNWNFSAPHGAGRIMSRNKAKEVITLEQFKEAMKGVFSTTINKWTLDEAPQAYKSPDEIIKSIGETVEILERLIPVYNFKAAE, encoded by the coding sequence ATGCTGAGAATCAAAGGTGATTTTGGAGAAGCTGATATTTTTACCGATAATGTGGATGAAACCACAATATCACAGGTGAAGAATCTTTGCAATAGTGTGATAGCCAAAAATTCAAAAATCAGAATAATGCCCGATTGTCACGCCGGTGCCGGCTGCGTTATTGGTACAACCATGACGATAAAGGATAAGATTGTGCCTAACCTGGTGGGGGTGGATATAGGGTGTGGAATGTATGTGGTGAAGTTAAAGGATTTTAAAGATCCAGAACTACTTGACGAAATTATCAAAAACTTTATCCCAAGTGGGAAGTCTGTGAGAAACAAAACTTATAAAAGAGTTGAGGAGATTGAGATCGATAAACTGAAGTCGAAAAAAGAAGTTGATATTCAAAGGGGATATCTAAGCATTGGTACTCTTGGTGGAGGTAATCACTTTATTGAAGTGGCGAAAGGGGAGGGGTATTATCTAATAATTCACTCCGGCAGTAGACATCCTGGTAAGCAGGTGGCGGAATACTATCAGAGTCTCGCAAAAAAGATCTGCCAGAAGAAGGGGATAAAAATTGCAAATGGTTTGGAGTATCTTGAAGGTGAGGAGATGGAGAATTATCTGAATGATATGAAAATTATGCAAAATTATGCAAAGATAAACAGAGAATCTATGGCGGAGATAATTATCGACAAAATGAAGCTGGAAGCTCTTGATTCTTTCCATACAATTCACAATTACATCGATATCGATAATAGTATTTTGAGAAAAGGTGCAGTGTCTGCAAAAAAGGGGGAAAGGATTTTGATACCGCTTAATATGAAAGATGGTTCCCTGATATGTCTGGGGAAGGGGAATCCAAACTGGAATTTTTCAGCCCCACATGGAGCAGGGAGGATTATGTCAAGAAACAAAGCTAAAGAGGTTATAACACTGGAGCAGTTCAAAGAGGCGATGAAGGGGGTATTCAGTACCACCATTAATAAATGGACCCTTGATGAGGCTCCTCAGGCATACAAATCGCCGGATGAAATCATTAAAAGTATTGGTGAGACAGTAGAAATACTGGAAAGACTTATCCCGGTTTACAACTTTAAAGCGGCGGAGTAA
- a CDS encoding DMT family transporter — translation MSYLLLVGAALFWSGNFVLSRGINELVPPIALGFWRWLIAGVILLPFSAKYLWRDLEVIKKGFLYFNLLAFLGVTCFNTLIYTAVHYTTAINAVLVNSFVPILILLVSLIIYREKPIINQISGIIISTLGIMIIMVRGSVDGILNFKFNPGDILVFIAALTWALYTVLLKSLPKEIHPLSFLQGIIILGLLYMFPFYILEYSIKGGFELNSKTIVSIGYVAIFASVVAFIFWNRAVRDLGANRAGPFIHLMPVFGTILAIIFLGEKLYFFHLIGISLVFFGILLTNKKVKR, via the coding sequence ATGTCATATCTATTACTCGTGGGTGCTGCACTTTTTTGGTCTGGAAACTTTGTTTTGAGTAGGGGGATTAATGAATTGGTACCCCCTATTGCTCTGGGATTCTGGCGATGGCTTATCGCTGGGGTAATTCTACTACCTTTTTCCGCAAAATATCTCTGGAGGGATCTAGAGGTAATAAAAAAGGGTTTTTTATACTTTAATCTTCTTGCTTTTTTGGGAGTTACCTGCTTTAATACATTGATTTATACTGCAGTTCATTATACCACTGCCATTAATGCAGTCCTTGTGAATTCTTTTGTTCCAATTCTGATACTTTTAGTATCTCTTATCATCTACAGAGAAAAGCCAATAATAAACCAGATATCAGGGATAATAATATCTACTCTGGGGATTATGATAATAATGGTTAGAGGTAGTGTGGATGGAATTTTAAATTTTAAATTTAATCCTGGTGATATATTAGTTTTTATTGCTGCTCTTACCTGGGCTTTGTATACTGTACTTTTGAAAAGTTTACCAAAAGAGATACATCCACTATCATTCCTCCAGGGTATTATTATACTGGGGCTTTTGTACATGTTTCCTTTTTATATTCTTGAATATAGTATTAAAGGGGGATTTGAGTTAAACAGTAAGACGATTGTAAGTATAGGTTATGTGGCTATTTTTGCATCTGTGGTGGCTTTTATTTTCTGGAATAGAGCGGTAAGGGATCTGGGGGCAAATAGAGCTGGCCCTTTTATACACCTTATGCCTGTTTTTGGTACTATTCTTGCCATAATTTTTTTGGGGGAAAAGCTCTATTTTTTCCATCTTATTGGGATTTCGCTTGTTTTTTTTGGGATTTTGCTGACAAATAAGAAGGTTAAACGGTAA
- a CDS encoding YgiQ family radical SAM protein: protein MMFLPINQKDLKKLGINQLDIIFVTGDCYIDSPYCGVALLGKYLYKNGFTVGIVSQPRLDTDEDIMKLGTPRLFWGVTAGSVDSMVANYTPLRKKRKEDDFTPGGINNKRPDRATIAYVNLIKRYDRFKKPIIIGGIEASLRRVAHYDYWDDKIRKSILFDSKADILVYGMGEITLLELTKRLANNEDFRDIRGICYIDKTPKEDFILLPSFDEVSSDKDRFIDMFNLFYENNDPITAKGLCQKHIDRFLIHNPPQRILTQKELDEIYELEFEHDIPPELKKLGKVKALDTIKFSITINRGCYGECNFCAITVHQGATVVSRSKRSIINEIKKISKLKNFDGIIRDIGGPTANMYEIECTKKLKSGKCKDKRCLFPNPCKSLKIDHSPLISLLEEIRRVPSIKKAFVASGIRYDMVLNDKENGGRYLEDLIVHHTSGQLKIAPEHIDPNLLRLMGKPPLSDLKRFIEDFYKICRKNRLKYFLTYYFIAAHPGCGTKEMEKLKNYISENIRIKPEQVQIFTPLPSTYSSVVYWTEKDPFTGEKVFVEKDLRKKKLQKEIITV from the coding sequence ATTATGTTTTTGCCAATAAATCAAAAAGATTTAAAAAAATTAGGTATCAACCAATTAGATATAATATTCGTCACAGGGGATTGTTATATAGACTCACCCTACTGCGGAGTGGCTCTGCTTGGAAAGTATTTATACAAAAATGGATTTACAGTGGGAATAGTATCCCAACCCAGATTAGATACAGACGAAGATATAATGAAGCTAGGTACACCAAGGCTATTCTGGGGGGTGACAGCCGGCTCAGTGGATTCGATGGTGGCAAATTATACACCACTACGTAAAAAGAGAAAAGAAGATGATTTCACCCCCGGCGGAATAAATAACAAACGTCCTGATAGAGCAACTATTGCCTACGTAAATCTCATTAAAAGATATGACCGGTTTAAAAAACCGATTATTATAGGTGGCATCGAAGCGAGCTTAAGAAGGGTAGCACACTATGATTACTGGGACGACAAAATAAGAAAATCGATCCTTTTTGATTCAAAAGCAGATATTCTTGTATACGGTATGGGGGAGATAACACTTTTGGAACTTACCAAAAGATTGGCAAATAACGAGGATTTCAGGGACATAAGAGGAATATGTTACATCGATAAAACACCAAAAGAAGATTTCATACTTTTACCATCTTTTGATGAGGTTTCATCAGACAAAGACAGGTTCATCGATATGTTTAACTTATTTTATGAAAATAACGACCCTATTACCGCAAAAGGGTTGTGCCAGAAGCATATCGATAGATTCTTAATTCACAATCCACCCCAAAGAATTCTTACCCAGAAAGAGCTTGACGAAATTTATGAGCTTGAATTCGAACATGACATACCACCTGAACTAAAAAAATTGGGGAAAGTAAAAGCGCTGGATACTATAAAATTTTCAATTACCATAAATCGAGGTTGTTACGGTGAGTGCAACTTCTGTGCAATAACGGTTCATCAGGGGGCTACAGTAGTTAGTCGAAGTAAAAGATCTATCATCAACGAGATAAAAAAGATTTCAAAGCTAAAAAATTTCGATGGTATCATAAGGGATATAGGTGGCCCCACAGCCAATATGTATGAAATTGAATGTACGAAAAAGCTGAAATCTGGTAAGTGCAAAGACAAAAGGTGCCTTTTCCCAAATCCCTGCAAATCTCTTAAAATAGATCACTCACCTCTCATTTCCCTTTTAGAAGAGATACGAAGGGTACCATCCATCAAAAAGGCTTTTGTAGCCTCAGGAATCAGGTATGATATGGTATTAAACGATAAAGAAAATGGTGGACGATATCTTGAAGATTTAATAGTACATCACACATCCGGCCAGTTGAAAATAGCACCAGAACACATTGACCCTAATCTCTTGAGACTCATGGGGAAACCACCCCTGTCAGATTTAAAGAGATTTATAGAAGATTTCTACAAGATATGCAGAAAAAACCGACTTAAATATTTTCTAACCTACTACTTTATAGCTGCCCACCCCGGATGTGGAACAAAAGAGATGGAAAAACTAAAAAATTACATATCTGAAAATATAAGAATAAAACCTGAGCAGGTGCAGATCTTCACTCCACTACCCTCCACTTATTCATCTGTTGTTTATTGGACAGAAAAAGACCCTTTCACAGGAGAAAAGGTATTTGTGGAAAAGGATTTGAGAAAGAAAAAGCTACAAAAAGAGATTATTACCGTTTAA
- a CDS encoding DF family (seleno)protein, with amino-acid sequence MVNIDLIYVEGCSSTPETLKLINEVVNDLGIEAKINTILVENSEQAKQWKFFGSPTVQINGVDIDPKMRNKEWFGITURRYGASGMPSREMIENAIREALGLV; translated from the coding sequence ATGGTTAATATTGATCTAATTTATGTTGAAGGGTGTAGCTCCACCCCAGAAACATTAAAGCTCATCAATGAAGTGGTAAATGATCTTGGAATTGAGGCTAAAATTAACACGATTTTAGTGGAAAACAGTGAACAGGCAAAACAATGGAAGTTTTTTGGAAGCCCCACAGTTCAAATAAATGGTGTTGATATCGATCCTAAGATGAGGAATAAAGAATGGTTTGGTATAACCTGAAGGCGATATGGGGCATCGGGGATGCCCAGTAGAGAAATGATCGAAAATGCAATTAGAGAAGCATTGGGTCTTGTTTGA
- the panD gene encoding aspartate 1-decarboxylase gives MLRTMFKAKIHRATVTDADLNYEGSITIDEDLLDASGILPYEKVDIYNITNGARFSTYTIVGKRGSGEICLNGAAARLVQKGDLVIIVSYGIYSDEDLKNYKPVVVHVDKNNKIIKV, from the coding sequence ATGCTAAGGACGATGTTTAAAGCAAAGATTCACAGAGCCACAGTCACAGATGCAGATTTAAATTATGAGGGAAGCATTACGATAGATGAAGATCTGCTTGATGCTTCCGGAATATTGCCTTACGAAAAGGTGGATATCTATAATATCACAAACGGTGCCAGGTTTTCAACTTATACTATAGTGGGTAAAAGGGGAAGTGGAGAGATATGCTTGAATGGAGCAGCTGCCAGATTGGTGCAGAAGGGGGATCTCGTCATCATAGTTTCTTACGGAATCTATAGCGATGAAGATTTGAAAAACTATAAACCGGTGGTGGTTCACGTGGACAAAAACAACAAGATCATAAAGGTGTAA
- a CDS encoding CDP-alcohol phosphatidyltransferase family protein → MSLVKDYFTIPNIITIGRIATIPFFGYYIFIGEMATASILFLFMAISDFMDGFIARKFNQITKLGKFLDPLADKVVIMTTIFVAGLFQVTYSIPFYFAVVILIKELYLVVGIVVIYLFRKRFIVETLFIGKVTMFMEYLTVVMYMLSYFFPFLGIVLHYLYIITTFFAFLSIVFYTVKN, encoded by the coding sequence ATGAGTTTAGTCAAAGATTATTTTACCATCCCCAATATAATAACGATAGGGAGAATAGCGACTATTCCTTTCTTTGGGTACTATATCTTTATTGGTGAAATGGCCACTGCTTCCATCCTGTTTCTATTTATGGCTATTTCAGATTTTATGGATGGTTTTATTGCCAGAAAGTTTAATCAGATTACAAAATTGGGTAAATTTTTAGACCCTCTGGCGGATAAAGTTGTTATAATGACGACTATTTTTGTGGCTGGATTATTTCAGGTAACATACAGTATCCCTTTTTATTTTGCTGTGGTGATACTCATAAAAGAGCTTTATCTTGTGGTGGGTATAGTTGTTATTTACCTTTTTAGAAAGAGATTCATTGTTGAAACATTATTTATAGGTAAGGTTACGATGTTTATGGAATATCTCACCGTTGTAATGTATATGCTATCTTATTTCTTTCCTTTTTTAGGGATAGTTTTACACTATTTATACATCATAACTACCTTTTTTGCATTTTTATCAATAGTTTTTTATACAGTTAAAAACTAA